CTTTGAAAGTGAATCTGTGCTCTCATTAGCTTTGATGATATCTGCAGAGGCAAATTTTAAGTCCAATAAAGGCTTGCTGACAGTGAAGGATTTCCTTGGGAGAAGTTTTGGTGAGTTACCCGTTGAGGAGCTTGGAGACTTTGTTAGATCGGGTATTAAAGTTGGTGAAGCATCGAAGATACGAGCCTCAGAAGATATCGAAGTTTGATGAGAAGAAGCTGTACTATTGTCTCTTTTCATTAGCTCATGAAGACCTTCAAAGTTTCCATGGTGAATGTAAGAAGATCCAGGCGCTTGCATAGAAGTTGGACGTACCTTTCTAGATGGCTTTACAAACGCATGTTTCTGAGGCTGTATGCCTTCAATAATATCTTTATGGTCATTACTTCTAGACCTTGGTTTTGAATCAACACTCTTCAAGGATTCTCTCTCACTTGCATCAAATACTGCCTGTAAAGCAGCAGATGCCGCTGAGTTGCTTCTATTATGGCCATTTCGTTTACCGAGTGGAGAATATCGGCTTTCTACAACTAAAGAAGAAGGGCGTGCCAAAATATGAGATTGGAATTCTTTTGGTGGTACTGGTAAGCTCACCAAGGCTGAATCAATAATTAAAGAGTCACGCTTATTGTCTTTTGAACCAGAAGAATAGTTGGAATAAGTTGAGCCAGGCCTCTTGTTGGGATAAAATTGGGGTTTAGATTTtctgtatatatttttcgTATTAGAAAGTCTGTCCCATTCATCTGGGGTTATTGACAAGAATGTCGAGTGAGACTCTAACCATGGGTGCTTTTCTATTGACCTTATGTTtattctcttctttggatCTATGACAAGTATTTTTCTCAGTAAATCCCTAGGTACAGGATTGATGTATTCTGGAAACTTCAGAGGGGTATTGAGAATGTAATTGTATAACCTTGATATATCGTGGCCATCTGGATTTTTTGGATCATCATCCCAAGGCAAGTAACCAGCAAGCATAGCAAACAAGATAATTCCACAAGACCACGTATCAGCTTTTCTTGCATCGTAAGGCCTGTTTGAAACAACCAATTCTGGTGCAGCATAGCATGGAGATCCGCATGATGTTTTCATCATACCGTTCTGTCGTAGAAATTCGTtaacaaaaccaaaatcagTAATTATTAAGTTTTCCTCATTGTCCAGCAATAAGTTTTCAAGTTTCAAATCTCTATGGACCAGTCCTTTAGAGTGTATGTAGTGCACAGCACTTATCAATTGAGAGAATAATCGGCAAGCGTGGTTCTCTTTTAATCTCCTCTTCCTTTGAATAAACTTGTAGAATTCACCTCCAGCGGCATATTCTAGAACAATTCCTATATATTTTGAGTTTTGTAGAACTTCTTCGAGTTTGACAATATTTGGATGTGATAAATGCTTTAGTGCGTTAATTTCTctgtatatttttgtttcttttgaaggGTCCTTTGTTATGAAATCACGtttgatcaatttgatCGCTACTTGCTTAGGAACTTTGAAAGTCATTGGCTTGTTTCCGGCATTACCTTCAGTGTTATCACACTGTTGGTATGCCGATTTCGACCAGGCAAGTTTTACTTTTCCAAACTCTCCCTCTCCAAGTGTGGCCCCGATGACATAGGGTCCGAACGTTACATGTTTGCGATGTTTCGGCCCTTGATGGTCCTGGGGTCGTTGTGTCTTATCATGTTCACTATTATTGGTTCTTTCATATGATATGCTTCCGCCTCCATAATATGTATGTCTTTTGCTGGCAGtcatatattatattattgaaTTGTGTTCTCCTAgtacttctttttttttataataatatcGGAATGTTGCTGGTTGATATATCTTGGTATGCACTTGATAAGAATATGGTTAGATGCCACAAGAACTTTATTGGTGTTATATTATGTTCCTGTTAAACCAGAAAAAGGTTAATGGAGCAGATCAGTTGTTCCCAGTACTCTGGTCTTTAGTATTAAGATAAAAAATAGTCGATCTGCAAAATAAAAGTCCTTAAAAGTAAATAAagaattagaaaaaaaagtaaagtTGATGTTTTCTCCTATGCCAAAAGGTTTTAGTCACTGACCAGGTTAGTATAATGGAGACGATCAAGGGATGAGGTTCAGCTCTTATAATATACCGAAAGTACCCACTATAAAATTATTTGAGAACACTCCAGGAGAAAAGAGGAACACgatagttttgaaaaataccGAATAATGGACTAATTCTCAAATTAGGGCTTTGCAAATTGAAGATGGAACATAAAATATTAGTCTATACGTTCTCCCTGGAGAAGCACTGCTCTTGTTGTCAAGAAGATATCGTATCTatgctttcttcttttgcttcGTTTTCACTTGCAAGATTTTTGTTATGATTTCAGTCGAGATAGGTAATTATCACTGCAGAAGTACCAGCTTCAAGCTATACTGAGATGTGCTTTCTGCCATAGTCCCAATAACAAATGGCTATATTGAAAGAAGCCATTTGTTTATGTTTCCAGGAAAATCAGTTTGCTTATATATTTCCTGATTCGGATAAATACAcaattttagtttttttatttttccttCCGAAAGTCTACTGAAAATGATGATCTGTACGGGGATTATCTGTAGGCAGAAAGTAAAGACAATAAGACTTTGATTTATAGATGCCAATTCATATACGTGTCTGCTTCTGTTCTGTTTTAGATGGCATACTAAGGTTTTAACGAAACATCTAGGATTCTGCTGTCTTTTAATTTcttaatttgtttttgaaatacttcaatattctattttcaggttgaaaataaaagtgTCAATCGCAATTGTGACACGCGTTTCTCCAAAATAGAATAAACTCCACGATAACTCAGATAAATACATCATAAAAATACTACTATATATaacaagcaaaaaaaattttttagcGAGAAGAGACACAAACCATCCCACGAATGTTCTGAATACTATGTGATGTGAACAATACTTCCCATTACATTTGTAGCAAGGTACAGTACAACATACAAATACGTTCATTGCATAACTATTTTGATTGAAAAAACACGAATGACGTATTTTCTCACCTTCCCCTCCCCCATTGTTCGTGAGCACTTAGACGAACGAAATTCTTAATTAATAGAAGGGTTCCCCCATTCGTACGTACACTTCTCTGTAATGAGAGAAACAATTGGACCCTGAAAAAATTGAGTTTTACTTCGAGTTTTTCTTGGAGTGTCTCTACTGATTGGTGCACCGAGCATGCCTACGTAATCTGGATGCTCCCCGGAGGTTCCTATATCTTTATCCGTTGCACGTAGGTTTCTGAGTAAAACACCGTTTCCCCGGAATTAAATATTTGCTTGATTCTATTTTTTCCTGCAACGCTTTCTTAGGACATGGTTGAACCCGCTCCGAAAACGATTAACTGATTTGTCTTTCCCCGGCGGTTGTTAGGAACTCCAGGTAAAGGACCGTTGTTGCTAATTTTAGAGGCAGGTGGATAAGATAAGCAGCATTACTCTGTGCTATACAACTGTGTATATAGTTTGCAACAGTTGCACTTGCATAGTGTAAGATTGCATCGGGTTAAATATAGAAGTGCTAATAGCAGTGATACTTTGTCTTATCTGTCAAACGGGGCCATATATTTAAGGAACATGCGCAAATGACCTTGTCCGGGCTGGAGAGGTGATAAATATTCCTACCTTTCTGATGTAGAACCAGGGTGGGGAAGTAGTGTCGAAACGTCATTCTGCTGTGTACAACAAATATATGTACGCAGACGTGTgtcaaaaaattaaaactTTATCGTTGTTCGTTAAATACATATTGCGTTAGATAATGGATAACAGTCTATTTTATGAAAGTTAGAGAGCGCCAAGTGGGAGTAAATTAATAAAGATAAGTTATACATACGTAACTCGAGAAATTTGCCCTCTAACTGTCCTCTGCTTCAGGCAATACACCTGTGAATGGCTTATATACGGTTATCAGACCGTCAGTGTCTATAGTTCCTATGAGACCCTCAATTATAGGGTGAACGGAAACGCTGTTCTTCTTTGTGGATTTTCCCAAATGTCTGCGGGAACCTCCAGTATGGTAAAATGTCAGAGATTCGGCCTGTATTTCCTCGGTATCTAGGGAGTCTATTGCGCTCTGGTCACCTCCCTCACTGAACAGCTCTGAAACTTTCTCGAAATAGTTAAAGACATCCCAGTGATATATGCTTCCTGATATACCTACGGTTATGAACTCAGAAGGAGAACTTGCTGAGAATTCAACGCTTGAAATGGGCTCTTCTACGTGGTTACTGAGTGATAAAAGTGATTCTTGACGTTTGTCGCCTCCAGTGGTTGCAGTCTTCACAGTTAGTCTCTTCACATCCCAGAAGTTAATGATACCGTTCGCACCTCCTGTTATTAGTAAAGTTTCTACCAATGGGGAAAAGGCAAATGAGAGAATGTGCTCATTCTCAATTTTCCAAATAGGTGTAGCTAGATTTCTTGAGTCGTAAAAGTATAAGTTGCCAGAGTTATCGCAAAACCCAAAGATATTGTCATTGTAGAATTTGATGTTATGGACAGACTTGGTCCCTGGCAAATCAAGACTAATTAGGAGCTTTCCTAAGTCCTTATCGATATTGGAAAATACTTTGATAACTGTCCTGTCTTCATTTAGTACTGCCTGGCTAACGATAATCTTCTCGCCATTCAATGATAAGTCAAAGTCGAAATCAATCTTGTTCAGGCTATCATTAACAAAATCTTCTTCCAGCTCATATTTGTTAGGTATTATCTTGGCACCACCATCGACCATGGACACTGGGGATTCAGTGCTCTCCTGGAACCATACGATAGCACCACTGTCCAGCAGTGCCACTACTTTGCCATTTCCGACGCACTtgattttatatatattacaattAGCTGCAGCTCTCCATTTGGGAGATAGATCCTCCGATTGTATTCTGCTAACTATTTGATCAAATTGGGGCAACTGTAACTTTTCATTGGGTTGAAGGGTATCCTTTTGTAAATGTAGACCCAAGGGTAAGTCACAATCTAGGCTGTAAATCTCATTACCGATACCATAGTATATAACTGTCGACAACGTCCCATTGGCCTTGTTTGGTATTACTTCATCAGAAAAAGTCAAACAACATGGAACATCCTTGATTGTGCCTTTACTTGCATTAGCATATTTCGGCTTCATGGTGGAAATATGCTGGTAAAGAAGCGGAATAGTCTTCTTCCAAATTTTGAACTCTTCATTGCGAAGTTTGTTGCTTGCAATTTCTGTATCAACTGTCATACCTATTTAAATACAACCGTCTTTTCTCCAAGTACTCTAAAGTGTATTAATCGTATCTTTGCTCTGCCAGCCAACTCTCAGAGAAAACCACaagaaaaggaaacaaATATCTTACAGGTGTGTTATTAATTGGCTAGTTATAAAACGTATGATGTATATTAGATATTAGAAACTATTTATTGTAAAACGTTTTGAATGGGTATTCTTTCGAGTTTTtaatttggaaaaaaaaaggcaGATGAGTGTTGTATGTTTTCGTGCATAATGGACTGCAGCCAAATGGTTAATTGATAATAGCAATACTAAAGCtgtataaatatatatatataaacttCCTTTGAAAGTTGGTATGCAGAGATTGATCTGTAGTACTGGCAATGCTAATCCAATTAGCTTTATTTGTTGCTTTAAAGTGGCAGCAAAATCATGAAAATCAAGTATTTTAGAAACAGACAAGACAATTTCGTCAGTATCAGAGATACGTTATCAGCACACGTTTATATCATGTGCTTTGACATCTATGATCTCATTATATGCTCAAAATAATTGATATTAAGTTGCCTTTTCCTTGTCGATATTGATAGGTCTAAGCGCTTCAAATGAGTCTCAAGAGAAATGATTTGCCTTGTGTACTGATCTGAGGTCATGGTAGACCAGTCGGAGTGCTTGTTACATCTTAATTTAATGCAAATACCTTCTATTTCATTACAATCTGGTGTACTTGTCGTTATTTCGGAATATTTGTTGTAAAACTCTTCTGGATTGCAAGGTATCTTGGCTAGGTTGAGAGAATAACCGCAGATAGCCTTCTttgatcttcttttttgagatttctttttctttttcttggtCTTAATGGTATCATTCACattctcttcttgttcaataGTATTATCCTCTCCATTGATTAGTTTATTGACTGAGCTAATCCAGTCTAAGTATTTATCAAGCTCTTctactttcttttttaagCCCTCAATTTGATTGTTCGTTATGTTATCTTTTTCTGTTAACAGATCTTTATAGTATTTATCATCATTGATTATCTTGTCGTAAATCTCACCATGCCTATCAACTCTATCGATATCGGAATCGATAAATGATGAGGAACCAAAGGTTTTAAACTTCTCTACATTATTCTTGGTAGCGTGATAAACATCTTTCAACAGCTTATCATCAGACTCATTAGCGTATCTATTATTAAGGTcgtttttgatttttacCTTATTTAGTAATCGAGACATATACTCTTTCCCATGCTCTTTGGAACAGTATTTGCTACCAGATTCGCAAGGCTCATAGCAATCCTGGAGCCTACACTTTTTCTTCCATAATGATTTGGGGCATTCACCATCACCTTTAGATCCAGGACCAGTTATGCCTACACGGCAATACGGACATATGAAAGACTCGACTAAATTCCTGTATGTTTCAGGTATCTTCATACACTCAAAGTGAAACCAGTCATCACATCCGTCACATCCCACCATTAACTCACCATAATCAGGTTTCTTACATATACAATAGACATCCTCACCAGTGTTAGTATCTATTTTGGTTGTAGAGTATGGCGGACACCATTCAGGCAATAAATTAGACATTATCTTCTTGCTCAGGTAGCTAAGCTATTGAGGTTTCTTATTGGATTAGGTAAGGTGTAATAGACTTGTACTatgatatttatatattactaCAGGTACTATTATCCTTGTATCATATAGCATTTGCTTAGCCACTTGGCCCTCCATCGCTGATTTTTCAGTCATTATTTCTCGGACTGCCAGCAAGGACGCGATGAGGTTCGAAAATATGAAGGCTTTTGAGCTTTCgatatcttttttttacaaGAGGAATagacaaaaaatatatctcATGAAAGGTATGTATAGAGTCTATAAATCGTAACGCTAGTGCGACGATATGCATAAATATAGTATTCAATAAGAATATAGCTAAGTCTTGCGTTAAATAGTGCCTAGATGGCGAATAAAAAGTAAAATGTCAGGCCCAGATATGCAGAGGAAGAATACTCATTGGTTGACCTTCTTAACATCACGATTCATTGATGCATTGTTTAATAGTTGCTCATAGATATTCTTGACAGCACCTTCGAGATGTTCTCGCTCATTATCTGTTAAATCCGATTCAGATGTGACAATACCGTTACCTTCTAACTCGTTCTGTTTCAAAATGTTATACAAGCTCTCGATATCACAGCAATGGTAGTCATTGATCTTCTGGATTAATTCTTCGATGGAACTTACACCTTTTGCCTTGATTATGGCTGTTCTTAATTCAGGCCCTGATGGTAATTTTGTGaaaatcttcttctctttaCTATCAATGGATGGTAAGGTAGTCTGAGAGGTCGATGCAGACACAGCACTTGATTCGCCGTACTGAGATTCACCATCAGGATATAAAGCTTTCTGCTGCTGGATGTAGAAGCCCCATTTGTGGAAGtcaccttcttcttcctcctGCTTTTTGCTGGCTAGTGAAGTTGTGGACGATCTACGGGAGAATACTGGCCTTCCGGTTAGTGTGTCGATTGTTCTTCCGGATTCGGTAGCCATGAGATGGGGTCTTTGTTGTAAGTTATCATTCTCATTCACCTGTAGATCTCTCTCGTtactattttcatttaaGTTATCAGTTTCAACAACATGTCTCAAGTTTGGATGATCGACTAAGGAGTCGCTTGAAGCAATTTTGTTCTCACCCAGTACTTCCGATAGATTTGGCATATTGTCAAAGATGTCAAGAATATGAACCAAATTCTTTTCCAATAGGATCAATCTTACAAgattctctttctcttgcATTGGTAAGTCTCCcgattttcttttttcaaacAGATTGTCAATCGTTTGTTGGACATTATTGTGGATTTTGTGAAGTTTTTGAACATATTTCTTAAGAAGGTACCTCTTTGTAGCATCTTTCTTTTCGATGATTTGTTTTGTGTTCAATTGCGTTAACCTCTCGAGGACATCCTTAGCTGTCATGGTAACCAAACTACCATCAAATAGTAATTCATCTTGAGAATCCAGCTCATCAAGTTGAAATGAAGAGTCCATGGTCCTTCTCATGTTACGCATCAAACATAATGCCAACCTTGAGCTAACTTCGTCAGATATGGAACTGTAATCAATATCCAGCCCTACCAAATTAGGAGAGTCCCTAACAAAAGCATATAAGGTTGCTGAGAAGTTATTCTTGGCAAACACAGTACCTGAATTGGAGTCGCCGTTGGTAGAAAGATTTTCAGCGCTCTCCGTTTCTGACATTGGTGGTTTTTGAGATAACATTGAGACATGAATCAAGCCAGTACATTTAGCTAGAAGATTACAAACAACTGTCATTTCCTTGTATGTCATGTTTTCGTTATCGATATGCAAACGTTTCAGTTGTGGGAAACGAGGCAAATATTTATACATGTATGGTAAGATATCTGGAAAGACTTGAGGTAAGTTGCTTAAATCTAAAAACTCTAGATTTGGTAGCTTCGAGAGTGCTTTTAGCAACAAAGCCATATCGTTGGTGGATTGGATATTCGTGGAGTTTAAGGTAAAATAATGCAAATTTGGATAAGTTAAGCTGGAAAGTTTTCCTAATGTTGGCTTTATCAAGTTTGAGAGGTCGTTAAAGCCCAAATCAACACCTTGCACATTGTAGTTAGACATCCATTCCAGTAAAAACTTGTAGTGTTGAACACTGCAAATTGACTTTGTAGCGTTAGCCAAACCGAGTCGTATCCCATTTGTTAAATGTTTCTGTGTAGCGAACGTAATAAggaaattttgaaagtcTTCTAATggaatattatcaaaattaaCTCCATTTACtaatatttcttcaagGGGCCTTAAATGTTCAGCTCTTTTCGCGAGTGTTTTAGCAAATAAATCCCAATCCATACTGGACCTTAACAGTTCAGTCCCAGTTTCAGGTTTGATTCTTGTTTGAGAGATGTCGATCTTGTTCAAGGATTGACTGGTTAGCAAAAATTTGCACAATAATTGCCAGCTTTCCTTATTCATTGTAACATTGCGCAGGCTTATCTTCTCCAAGACAGAGGAGTAAGCAACTGATGAAATTACAATCTTAAACATTTCAGTTGATAAATTAACATTGTCAAAAACTATAGTTTGAATTGGAACTATTGCAATGAAATCACAAAATGATAAGATATCAATTAATGTTGGTTTGGGGTTCAAGAATTTTAATGTTTGTAAAGGAGCTGTCTTATCGGTAACTTGTTTCAAAGTAGATGGAATGGGTAAAATTTCTCTTAGATGGCAGCATCTGGTATATACCACATCAAGAGtgatttcttgatttcCTTCCAAAGTACTACCAGGATCATCAAAATGGTGTTCATGCATGTGGATTGGTAAATCAATTCCTGTCTTATTTAGCTTTTCACTTAAGTCAATGTTAATGTCCGTATCATGTACAGCTGAGTTTTGGTCTCTCTTTGACTGGTCCGATTGTGCCACGAGATTTAGCATGAACCCTGGTGCTGAGGCTTGTTTCCCATTTGAGAAGTTTGAAACTTCATGGGCTATTCTTCTAGCGGCGTGGTGGGCTTCTTGCTGATGTTTTTCAGCCTCTTTCAATGCAATTTGGTGGATCTCCAAAGCTCGTTTGTATTCTATGGAATCCTTTGTGAACTGAGGGCCAAGGTTATTCTTTTGCTGGTTGCTTGTGATACCTACAGAGATAGCCGGCAGTTCACTTATCATGTCATCAGGAATCATTATGTTGCCTGGTTTGGGTGTTCTGGAGGGCAATTGCTGTGGTGGGTCGGTCTCGAACTTATCTACTGCAAATTTGACTCTTTTCAAAGAGATCTTAGTCAAGTCTGTGGGTCTCTCTCGTGATCCCGATTCCTTTTGTGTTTCCTGGTGAGTGTTCTTAtctgtggtggtgttgTCACTATTTCTTGCTCTATGCTCCTTGGCGGACTTTGTAATCGATGTGGAGCGCCGTATATCTGGTGATGGCGAGTTTGCACTTACCGGGGAAGCTGGTGTCAACAGCTCTTGTGGGtaagttttcttttcgGAGGCTGTTGATATGGCCAATCTCTTTGCAGTGTCTAGTTTCTTCTCGGTGTCGTTGCTCTGCGAAGACGACCTGCTTCTTCCGAACAAGGACCCGAACAGAGAGGTCTTCTTTGGCTTTGAGCTTGTGGATGCGCTTCTCTTCACGGACACCAGTGACGGCGAGTTGCGCGACTGCGTGGGCGTGGGCGGCGGCGTCAGCACCGGCACTTCGTCCTTTGTCTCCTGATTTAAGCTATGTGTCTTGGTCAAGGCGGGCATGCGTGCACCGGGACCTCCATCTGCACGTATATCTACTTCGTCGTCGTCTTCTATGGCCACAGCCCCAGCCCCTGCTATGGCCCCAGCCATGGCCCTTGGTATGGCCATAGTCCCAGAAACACGCTTGGCGTGAGGGTCAGCGTACATGCCGTGGGAGAGCGACGCATTGGATATAGAGAGCGACCGCGACCTCTCCGTCTTTCCCGCGGCGCCGGCTACAGCGACAGCGCTGCGGTTCTTGCGCCGCGCCTTCTTGTGCGGCTTCGATCCCTTGTACAACCAGTCAACGGGCACGTCCACATCGTTGGTGATCATTGCTAGACTGTGGGAGTGTCAAGTTTGTataaccaaaaaaaaagccaGCGTACCAAACTTATGTATGCACCACCCGGTTTTCTCTTTGCTTTCTCTTGATTTCCACCTGCTCCCTCCCAACACGTTTACAACCAGAACTCGGCGGCAAAGACACAAACCTCAGAAAGTGGCCTTTTTATAATGGACGCaagttaaaaaaataaaatagcCGCCGAGATCTCTGGATTTGgaaagattttttttcttctactGGCCATCAATGTATCACCATGTACGCACCGTCCATCACGATTAGAACGAGGTtgcccccccccccaaCCTCCATCCCCCGAAATTTTGAGGCATTTTCTGTTGCGCGGGGGTTCCCTTGTACGTCGAGATGCGTGCTCTCACAAGGCAAAAGGCAAGATGTACGAAACGTGTGTTCCATACAAAATACGCCTGTACGGCACGCACTTCCCTCGTTGGTGCAAACACGCGCCATTCACCACAAACACAGTTTTGAGAGAATCATCACATGGTAGGAAAGAGAGGTGTAACGTACGAGGAGATATCCGGGTGCATCCCCGGAGGAGTAATGCGAGAACGCGGCGATGGCCTGGGAAGGGATCTGGAATCTACACTTTTCGTTACAAATTCCTTTCCTGCCCACTTTGTAGAGGCAGAGCACAGCACAGCACAGACACAGTGATGTCACCGATACGTTTCTATTACCAAGAACTCGGCCCGGAGATAAAGTGTACGGGGACCTCTGCGTGGACCTCTGCGTGGAGCACTGCGTGGAGCACTACGGAGGGGAGCGGAGCACTGCGGAGCAAAGCGGTGCAGAGAACTAGTGGAGATGGGGGTGTGTGTCTTCTTCCCACTGTGTCTTCCATGCCCAGGGGCTCTCACATATATAAGAGAAGCACAATTCATTTCATCTTGGACCCCGGCAGACCCCAGACACAAGCAACTAAAAATGTTTTTGCAGAGATTTGTGACAGTAGGCGGTGCTGCCATTGGAGCTAGAAGTACTATGGGTGCCATGGGTGCCATAGGTGCCATAGGTGCCAAGGGCACTATGAACAATATCGGAAGGAGGATGTATCATCCCAAGGTTATAGAGCATTACACGCACCCTAGGAATGTGGGGTCTATGGACAAGACGCTTCCTAATGTGGGTACTGGTCTGGTTGGTGCGCCTGCGTGTGGCGATGTGATGAGACTGCAGATCAAGGTTAATGACAAGACGGGCGTGATAGAGGACGTGAAGTTCAAGACGTTCGGGTGCGGTTCCGCGATCGCTTCCTCCTCGTATATGACTGAGCTAGTGCACGGCATGACCTTGGATGACGCCGCCAAGATCAAGAACACAACCATCGCAAAGGAGTTGAGTCTGCCACCTGTCAAACTGCACTGCTCTATGCTAGCAGAGGACGCTATCAAGGCAGCAATTAAGGACTACAAGTCTAAGAGAACATCTACGACAACACTGCACTAGAGGAGGAAAGGAAGAGAAAGCTCTAAATTTTAACGCTATACCCTCCCAAATATACACCCAAGCATTTTCcccattatttttttttacttattttcatttgatatCATTCCATTAAATTGAGAGAAAACCTTACAAGGGTTTCATCAGCCAGTCATTCATTCcaatttgaagtttttattttattcattCCCTAAACTTATCTTTGTTTGCATATTATTCATTTCAtcctttcaaaaatatagataGGCTCTTTATTATACAGTACCGTTTGGCCAATCTATTCCGTGTTGGCAAAACGATACAGACTTCTCGTATTTTTGCAGGTctaatttttcttcaccATATGTGTTATAGTTTATATATTCACAAGGTATCTATTTTAACTATTATGTTTTTACTTTCCCACTAACACTACCACTAGATATCCACTATTAGTGGCCCTAAATAAGTGAGACAAGTCTATGATGTTTGCTA
This is a stretch of genomic DNA from Nakaseomyces glabratus chromosome M, complete sequence. It encodes these proteins:
- the GIP3 gene encoding protein phosphatase regulator GIP3 (CAGL0M02607g~Ortholog(s) have protein phosphatase 1 binding, protein phosphatase regulator activity, role in chromosome segregation, regulation of phosphoprotein phosphatase activity and endoplasmic reticulum, mitochondrion, ribosome localization), translating into MITNDVDVPVDWLYKGSKPHKKARRKNRSAVAVAGAAGKTERSRSLSISNASLSHGMYADPHAKRVSGTMAIPRAMAGAIAGAGAVAIEDDDEVDIRADGGPGARMPALTKTHSLNQETKDEVPVLTPPPTPTQSRNSPSLVSVKRSASTSSKPKKTSLFGSLFGRSRSSSQSNDTEKKLDTAKRLAISTASEKKTYPQELLTPASPVSANSPSPDIRRSTSITKSAKEHRARNSDNTTTDKNTHQETQKESGSRERPTDLTKISLKRVKFAVDKFETDPPQQLPSRTPKPGNIMIPDDMISELPAISVGITSNQQKNNLGPQFTKDSIEYKRALEIHQIALKEAEKHQQEAHHAARRIAHEVSNFSNGKQASAPGFMLNLVAQSDQSKRDQNSAVHDTDINIDLSEKLNKTGIDLPIHMHEHHFDDPGSTLEGNQEITLDVVYTRCCHLREILPIPSTLKQVTDKTAPLQTLKFLNPKPTLIDILSFCDFIAIVPIQTIVFDNVNLSTEMFKIVISSVAYSSVLEKISLRNVTMNKESWQLLCKFLLTSQSLNKIDISQTRIKPETGTELLRSSMDWDLFAKTLAKRAEHLRPLEEILVNGVNFDNIPLEDFQNFLITFATQKHLTNGIRLGLANATKSICSVQHYKFLLEWMSNYNVQGVDLGFNDLSNLIKPTLGKLSSLTYPNLHYFTLNSTNIQSTNDMALLLKALSKLPNLEFLDLSNLPQVFPDILPYMYKYLPRFPQLKRLHIDNENMTYKEMTVVCNLLAKCTGLIHVSMLSQKPPMSETESAENLSTNGDSNSGTVFAKNNFSATLYAFVRDSPNLVGLDIDYSSISDEVSSRLALCLMRNMRRTMDSSFQLDELDSQDELLFDGSLVTMTAKDVLERLTQLNTKQIIEKKDATKRYLLKKYVQKLHKIHNNVQQTIDNLFEKRKSGDLPMQEKENLVRLILLEKNLVHILDIFDNMPNLSEVLGENKIASSDSLVDHPNLRHVVETDNLNENSNERDLQVNENDNLQQRPHLMATESGRTIDTLTGRPVFSRRSSTTSLASKKQEEEEGDFHKWGFYIQQQKALYPDGESQYGESSAVSASTSQTTLPSIDSKEKKIFTKLPSGPELRTAIIKAKGVSSIEELIQKINDYHCCDIESLYNILKQNELEGNGIVTSESDLTDNEREHLEGAVKNIYEQLLNNASMNRDVKKVNQ
- the ISU1 gene encoding iron-binding protein ISU1 (CAGL0M02629g~Ortholog(s) have 2 iron, 2 sulfur cluster binding, ferrous iron binding, iron-sulfur transferase activity); the protein is MGVCVFFPLCLPCPGALTYIREAQFISSWTPADPRHKQLKMFLQRFVTVGGAAIGARSTMGAMGAIGAIGAKGTMNNIGRRMYHPKVIEHYTHPRNVGSMDKTLPNVGTGLVGAPACGDVMRLQIKVNDKTGVIEDVKFKTFGCGSAIASSSYMTELVHGMTLDDAAKIKNTTIAKELSLPPVKLHCSMLAEDAIKAAIKDYKSKRTSTTTLH